The Candidatus Schekmanbacteria bacterium RIFCSPLOWO2_02_FULL_38_14 genome contains the following window.
TACTAACCTTTATCCTTCTTGGCAAGATGATGGAGGCAAGGGCAAAGGGGAGGGCAGGGGCAGCCCTTGAAAAACTTCTTGAACTTCAGGCAGACAAGGCACGTCTTATTGTAGATGGAACAGAAAAAGAGGTGCAGGCATCGCAGGTTAAAATCGAAGATATAGTTCTGGTAAAACCCGGGGAAAAGATACCGGTTGACGGAGAGGTGATTGAGGGAGAATCAAGCGTTGATGAGTCAATGCTTACAGGAGAATCAATGCCTGTTGAAAAGAAAATCGGAGACAAGGTAACAGGGGCGACAATCAACAAGTCAGGTTTTTTAAAGATAAAAACTGCAAAAATCGGAAAAGACTCTGTTCTCTCACAAATAATACGGATGGTTCAGGATGCCCAGGCGGATAAGGCACCAATCCAGAGGTTTGCCGATACAGTTTCCAACTACTTTGTTCCTGCAGTCGTCGGTATAGCGGTTATAAGTTTTCTCGTATGGTATTTTGCAATCGGCAAAGAGTTCCTTTTCGCCTTTACCACAATGATTTCAGTTCTTGTAATTGCATGTCCCTGCGCCCTTGGCTTGGCAACACCAACTGCAATTATGGTTGGAAGCGGCATAGGGCTTAATAGAGGAATACTTTTCAAGAAAGCATCAGTGCTTGAAAACATATCAAAACTGAAAGTTGTGCTTTTTGACAAAACAGGAACAATAACAAAAGGGATGCCTGATGTGGTAAACATTGTGGTAAATGGAAGCATGACAGATTCAGAGTTTTTAAAGATTGCAGCTTCAGGAGAAAAACATTCCACTCATCCTCTTGCAGAAGCTGTAGTGAAGAAGGCTAAGGAAAAAAATCTGGAAATACCGGAAGTAAATGAATTTAGCGAAAAAAGCGGACATGGAATTACCTGTAAACTCAACGGAAGCAGTCTTAAAATTGGAAACGTCAAACTCCTCGTAGAATCAGGCATCGATATTTCTCCTCTCTCAA
Protein-coding sequences here:
- a CDS encoding copper-translocating P-type ATPase translates to LTFILLGKMMEARAKGRAGAALEKLLELQADKARLIVDGTEKEVQASQVKIEDIVLVKPGEKIPVDGEVIEGESSVDESMLTGESMPVEKKIGDKVTGATINKSGFLKIKTAKIGKDSVLSQIIRMVQDAQADKAPIQRFADTVSNYFVPAVVGIAVISFLVWYFAIGKEFLFAFTTMISVLVIACPCALGLATPTAIMVGSGIGLNRGILFKKASVLENISKLKVVLFDKTGTITKGMPDVVNIVVNGSMTDSEFLKIAASGEKHSTHPLAEAVVKKAKEKNLEIPEVNEFSEKSGHGITCKLNGSSLKIGNVKLLVESGIDISPLSKKADELSSQGKTLIYVAANGKLLGILALSDTIKENSFEAIKKLRNMGIKTCMISGDNKKVASYVAKEVGIDEFEAEVLPEDKINAVKKYQKDGLKVGMVGDGINDAPALAQADIGIAIGSGTDVAKETGDVVLVKNDLLDVERAIRLGKKTLTKIKQNFFWALFYNAIGIPLAAGLFYPSFTLPPQWCGLAMAFSSVSVVSNSLLLKRIAKKL